A region from the Marinobacter sp. SS13-12 genome encodes:
- a CDS encoding TRAP transporter substrate-binding protein — protein MFSFKPLLTALALMLSLTSTSLLAQETYTIRLAETWGPNSPILGETPRNMAAMAEKMSGGRLKFRIDSSNKHKAPFGIFDMVKAGQYDMGHTASYYYKGSIPNAMYFTTVPFGMIAPEQYAWFYHGGGMELMQKVYQPHGLLSFPGGNTGNQMGGWFREEIETVEDLEGLKMRTPGFAGEVMSEVGVAVTNIPPGELYSALERGTIDALEWVGPALDFQMGFHQIAKYYYSGWQEPGAEVQFLINEKTWNKLPPELQEILRVSMRTAAYDMYIQSTHESGIAWDRMKEDYPDVTHKTFPPEVIEALREATDKLLAEAAQKDELAKEIITSQHDYLQQVRQWTNISDKAYLNSVSSE, from the coding sequence ATGTTTTCTTTCAAACCCCTCCTGACCGCCCTGGCTTTGATGCTGTCTTTGACAAGCACATCACTGCTGGCACAGGAAACCTACACTATCCGCCTGGCAGAAACCTGGGGTCCCAACTCCCCGATCCTGGGCGAAACACCGCGCAACATGGCGGCCATGGCCGAGAAAATGTCCGGTGGCCGGCTGAAGTTCCGCATTGATTCCTCCAACAAGCACAAGGCGCCATTCGGCATCTTCGACATGGTGAAAGCGGGCCAGTACGACATGGGGCACACCGCGTCCTACTACTACAAGGGCTCGATTCCCAACGCCATGTACTTCACTACTGTGCCTTTCGGAATGATCGCGCCTGAGCAGTACGCCTGGTTCTACCACGGTGGCGGCATGGAGCTGATGCAAAAGGTCTACCAGCCCCATGGGCTGCTGTCGTTCCCGGGCGGTAACACCGGCAACCAGATGGGTGGCTGGTTCCGCGAGGAAATTGAAACCGTGGAAGACCTTGAAGGTCTGAAAATGCGTACACCCGGATTTGCCGGCGAGGTGATGTCTGAAGTGGGTGTTGCAGTGACCAACATCCCGCCGGGTGAGCTGTACAGCGCGCTGGAAAGAGGCACCATCGATGCTCTGGAGTGGGTAGGCCCGGCACTCGATTTCCAGATGGGTTTCCACCAGATTGCCAAATACTACTACTCGGGCTGGCAGGAGCCGGGCGCGGAAGTGCAGTTCCTGATCAACGAGAAAACCTGGAACAAGCTCCCGCCTGAACTGCAGGAAATCCTGCGGGTTTCCATGCGCACCGCCGCCTATGACATGTATATCCAAAGCACCCATGAAAGTGGTATAGCCTGGGATCGCATGAAGGAAGACTATCCGGACGTAACTCACAAGACGTTCCCACCGGAAGTCATTGAGGCGCTGCGAGAGGCGACCGACAAACTGCTGGCGGAAGCAGCACAGAAGGATGAACTGGCAAAGGAGATCATCACCTCACAACACGACTACCTGCAACAGGTTCGCCAGTGGACGAATATTTCCGACAAGGCCTACCTGAACAGCGTTTCGAGTGAATGA
- a CDS encoding rhodanese-like domain-containing protein yields the protein MKTAHDLVAQAKQDIHEVPLDQAEDAIRKADMLIDVRDPDEYRTSHIPGAVNISRGMLEFKFSNDPALESRDLNIVCYCKTSGRAALSAKALQEMGYLHVTSIAGGFDAWQEAGKDVVQPEMPSFE from the coding sequence ATGAAAACGGCCCACGATCTGGTTGCGCAAGCCAAACAGGATATTCACGAAGTCCCGCTGGACCAGGCGGAGGATGCGATCCGGAAAGCCGATATGCTGATAGATGTGAGAGACCCGGACGAATACCGCACCAGCCATATCCCCGGGGCAGTGAATATTTCGCGAGGTATGCTGGAGTTCAAGTTCAGCAACGATCCGGCGCTGGAAAGCCGTGACCTGAACATTGTGTGCTACTGCAAAACCTCTGGCAGGGCCGCGCTCAGCGCGAAAGCATTGCAGGAAATGGGGTACCTGCATGTCACCTCGATTGCCGGAGGGTTTGATGCCTGGCAAGAGGCCGGCAAAGACGTGGTGCAGCCTGAAATGCCCTCTTTCGAGTAG
- a CDS encoding DCC1-like thiol-disulfide oxidoreductase family protein, whose protein sequence is MDTLFYDGQCPLCAKEIGTLRKLQRGDLVFADIHAQQNRKGMLPDREALLRRLHLLTGNGHWVIGLPANVRAWSHTRLGFFFKPLLWPVIYPVAERIYESWADKRYDRKYACGTCEV, encoded by the coding sequence ATGGACACCCTGTTCTATGACGGCCAGTGCCCTTTGTGTGCAAAGGAAATCGGTACCCTGAGGAAATTGCAGCGGGGGGATCTTGTGTTCGCGGATATCCACGCCCAGCAGAACCGCAAGGGTATGCTGCCAGATCGGGAAGCGCTGCTACGCCGGCTCCACCTGCTGACCGGTAACGGCCACTGGGTGATTGGCCTGCCCGCCAACGTGCGCGCCTGGTCTCACACCCGCCTTGGCTTCTTTTTCAAGCCATTACTCTGGCCGGTCATTTACCCCGTTGCAGAGCGCATCTACGAAAGCTGGGCGGACAAACGCTACGATCGGAAATACGCCTGCGGGACCTGTGAGGTGTAA
- a CDS encoding sulfite exporter TauE/SafE family protein produces MTDLSLLQIFLANLALLAGSCLQGVAGYGIGTLAAPLLFLISPVLVPAPLVLNAVVLTIFMVLRNRGALQIREVRFAIGGGVAGMFLAGVTLMLISPKGFELVFGILILMGVLLSVAGLRPALNARNSVLAGAASTYMGTITAVGGPPIALIYQNQKGPLVRANMSAFFLVASFFSIAALLASGYLGQRELQLFAVTFPGVLTGFWLSGKLVNRMPFDGLKPVILGIAAVAGVAALVRGLMSL; encoded by the coding sequence GTGACTGATCTTTCCCTGCTGCAGATTTTCCTAGCCAACCTTGCCCTGCTGGCCGGTTCCTGTCTGCAGGGAGTGGCAGGTTATGGCATTGGAACCCTGGCTGCACCGCTGCTTTTTCTGATCAGCCCCGTACTGGTGCCGGCGCCACTGGTGCTTAATGCGGTAGTGCTGACAATTTTCATGGTGTTGCGAAACCGGGGTGCGCTGCAGATACGGGAAGTGCGCTTTGCCATCGGTGGCGGGGTTGCCGGGATGTTCCTGGCCGGGGTCACGCTGATGCTGATCTCACCCAAGGGATTCGAGCTGGTGTTCGGCATACTCATCCTGATGGGCGTGCTGCTCAGCGTGGCCGGTTTACGGCCGGCACTGAATGCCCGTAACAGCGTTCTGGCCGGGGCCGCCTCAACCTACATGGGAACCATCACTGCCGTTGGGGGGCCACCGATTGCGTTGATCTACCAGAACCAGAAAGGCCCGTTGGTGCGAGCCAATATGTCGGCGTTCTTTCTGGTAGCGAGCTTTTTCAGCATTGCCGCCCTGCTGGCATCCGGCTACCTGGGGCAGCGGGAACTGCAATTGTTTGCAGTCACCTTCCCGGGAGTACTGACAGGATTCTGGCTTTCCGGAAAGCTGGTCAATCGAATGCCCTTTGACGGGTTGAAGCCCGTTATCCTGGGTATTGCTGCTGTGGCTGGCGTAGCAGCGTTGGTTCGCGGCCTGATGTCGTTATAG
- a CDS encoding CHAD domain-containing protein — protein MKYLYLIRHAKSSWADDSLDDRQRPLNSRGRKQLGPMSKAVRAAGVLAGPIFCSNATRAQQTLDGLIPGDLRRITYVEPALYTFNHKALIDWLRERQEEESITLIGHNPALEELADYLLKQAPESFPTCGFMQIALPVKNWHKLARNKGRLEQFLTPKDVSYEQFNRKRLKLPGNEDTPLTRHIPETLQHQYQRIRDLETGVIRGFDDEFLHQYRIAIRRSRAIAESVSEISGDSDLRKAVKVLKRHAKATSQLRDLHVFLADLERWQLKAGTQSALVSSGARSHFANLADAEHRALAKRMAGKKYRKDMDSWHQLITSRHFEKITRKLTTADIRKALNKRITRYNTLTQQLSKHAPDEDYHSLRKLLKRIRYLAELDKPAFREMLKQLKHRQQRFGDFQDLHVQIDMLTSFRNGIATEPDMLEPVAGLNDLIAGLAAAKTSVRNDILTLGGIDGHPVL, from the coding sequence ATGAAATACCTGTATCTGATTCGACATGCCAAATCGAGCTGGGCCGATGACAGCCTCGATGATCGCCAGCGCCCGCTGAACAGCAGGGGGCGAAAACAGCTTGGCCCCATGAGCAAAGCTGTGCGTGCAGCCGGCGTTCTGGCTGGTCCTATCTTCTGTAGTAATGCGACCCGTGCGCAGCAGACCCTGGATGGCCTGATTCCGGGAGATTTGCGCCGGATCACTTACGTAGAACCTGCGCTCTACACTTTTAACCACAAGGCGCTGATTGACTGGCTACGGGAGCGGCAGGAAGAGGAGAGCATCACCCTGATTGGCCACAACCCCGCCCTGGAAGAGCTGGCGGACTACCTGCTGAAACAGGCGCCGGAAAGTTTCCCGACATGCGGCTTCATGCAGATCGCACTGCCGGTAAAAAACTGGCACAAGCTGGCGCGGAACAAAGGCCGGCTGGAGCAGTTCCTTACGCCCAAAGATGTCAGTTATGAGCAATTCAACCGCAAGCGCCTGAAGCTCCCGGGCAACGAAGACACACCCCTGACCCGACACATCCCCGAAACACTGCAACACCAGTACCAGCGCATACGGGATCTCGAAACCGGGGTTATCCGGGGCTTTGATGACGAGTTCCTGCACCAGTACCGCATAGCCATCCGCCGCAGCCGCGCCATCGCAGAATCTGTCAGCGAAATCAGCGGTGACTCTGATCTCCGTAAAGCGGTCAAGGTACTGAAAAGGCATGCCAAGGCCACCAGCCAGCTCAGAGACCTGCATGTATTCCTTGCGGACCTGGAACGGTGGCAGCTGAAAGCAGGTACACAATCGGCGTTGGTTAGCTCAGGCGCCAGGAGCCATTTCGCCAACCTGGCAGACGCTGAGCACCGCGCGCTCGCCAAGCGAATGGCCGGCAAGAAATACCGCAAGGACATGGACAGCTGGCACCAGCTCATCACATCTCGCCACTTTGAAAAAATTACCCGGAAACTGACAACGGCAGACATCCGGAAAGCGCTGAACAAGCGTATAACCCGATACAACACGCTAACGCAGCAACTGAGCAAGCACGCACCAGACGAGGACTATCATAGCCTGCGGAAACTGCTGAAACGCATACGCTACCTGGCCGAGCTGGACAAACCTGCGTTCCGGGAAATGCTCAAACAACTGAAACATCGCCAACAACGATTCGGTGATTTTCAGGATCTGCACGTGCAGATCGACATGCTGACGTCCTTTCGCAACGGCATCGCCACCGAACCCGACATGCTTGAGCCCGTCGCAGGACTGAATGACCTGATAGCAGGCCTGGCGGCCGCAAAGACCAGCGTGCGAAATGACATACTGACCCTTGGAGGTATTGATGGACACCCTGTTCTATGA
- the rarD gene encoding EamA family transporter RarD, producing MKTATPEATKGVLYGLSAYTIWGCFPLYFALFAGVPSYEVLIHRVIWSCVFLAVVVTILKRWQPITAALARPKKLGFVLGCAVFIAVNWGVYIYAVETRHVLQASLGYFLTPLVNVGLGMLVLRETISRLQVVAVALAAIAILYQLFLLGLVPWITLVLAFSFGTYGLLRKQVELDGLSGLFVETLLLLPVSLLALAWLGSAGQSHFSDSSTITLLLISSGMVTAIPLLFFAGAARRLRLATVGFLMYINPTLQFFIALFVFDEPMSGEKLLSFVMIWVALGLYSWSAWAGRERTV from the coding sequence ATGAAAACAGCCACACCCGAAGCCACCAAAGGCGTCTTGTACGGCCTTTCCGCCTATACTATCTGGGGCTGCTTTCCGCTGTACTTTGCCCTGTTCGCAGGGGTGCCCTCGTACGAAGTGCTGATTCACCGGGTTATCTGGTCCTGCGTTTTTCTGGCTGTTGTGGTGACCATTCTCAAGCGCTGGCAGCCGATAACAGCGGCATTGGCACGTCCCAAGAAACTCGGCTTTGTACTCGGGTGTGCGGTATTCATTGCGGTGAACTGGGGTGTCTACATCTACGCTGTGGAAACCCGCCACGTACTCCAGGCCAGCCTCGGTTACTTCCTCACGCCGCTGGTGAATGTGGGCCTGGGCATGCTGGTATTGAGAGAGACTATCTCCCGCTTGCAGGTTGTGGCCGTTGCATTGGCCGCCATCGCCATTCTGTACCAGTTATTCCTTCTGGGCCTGGTGCCCTGGATAACCCTGGTGCTGGCCTTCAGTTTCGGTACCTACGGCTTGCTGCGCAAACAGGTAGAGCTTGATGGCCTGTCGGGCCTGTTCGTGGAAACCTTGCTGCTGCTGCCTGTCAGCCTGCTGGCACTCGCATGGTTGGGCTCTGCCGGCCAGTCCCATTTCAGTGACAGTTCAACCATCACATTGCTGCTGATCTCCAGCGGTATGGTCACCGCTATCCCGCTGCTGTTCTTTGCCGGCGCCGCCCGCCGGTTACGACTGGCCACCGTGGGCTTTCTTATGTACATCAACCCCACGCTACAGTTCTTTATCGCGCTGTTCGTGTTTGACGAGCCCATGAGCGGGGAAAAACTGTTGAGCTTCGTGATGATCTGGGTGGCACTGGGGCTCTATTCCTGGTCGGCCTGGGCTGGGCGTGAACGCACTGTGTAG
- a CDS encoding methyl-accepting chemotaxis protein gives MNLLSRLRIRSRLLLGVLVPVLITAATLAWITVAQIKSGGEAELERLEASLLEARKEGLKNLVDTARSVVMEAKNNPDFSDAEAREEARNRLRSISFEGGNYVFAYARDLENLAYAPDPSREGATTNPDVQKLVRSLFDAAEAEGFFGYDWPNPESGDVEPKVSYSVLIPEWDWMIGTGVYVTDVERVVSAARANIEEEMAQTLSFIVLVTVIVVIFALLIGIFVGRTVTNPLNRVIALMKDIAEGEGDLRHRLPDEGNDELAELGRRFNAFIVKIQDTIREVGATTDQVASAAEELSRVATETRASVQEQGSETDQIASAINEMAATIQQISGNANEVESAASDADKLARDGGETIANAQSSVNQLSEEIDASSTRISNLAEKTDEITQVLDVIHAVTDQTNLLALNAAIEAARAGEHGRGFSVVADEVRQLAKRSAESADQIRGMIDGFVTESRAAVERMDASRTRSTETVERINHATDALRTIEKSVGHIHDQVTQIATAAEQQSQVAEEINQNVVRIVDAAQRSDTGVTQTNEASHELARLGESLRDLVGQFKV, from the coding sequence ATGAACCTACTGAGCCGGCTACGCATTCGTTCCCGTCTGTTGCTGGGCGTTCTCGTCCCGGTATTGATTACGGCGGCGACCCTTGCCTGGATTACCGTTGCCCAGATAAAGAGTGGGGGCGAGGCCGAGCTTGAGCGACTGGAGGCCAGTCTGCTGGAGGCGCGCAAAGAGGGTTTGAAAAACCTGGTAGACACAGCACGTTCTGTAGTTATGGAGGCAAAGAACAATCCGGATTTTTCAGATGCTGAGGCTCGGGAGGAAGCGCGCAACCGCCTACGTTCGATCAGCTTTGAGGGCGGCAACTATGTGTTTGCGTACGCCCGTGACCTGGAAAATCTCGCCTACGCCCCTGATCCTTCAAGGGAAGGCGCCACTACCAATCCTGATGTCCAAAAGCTGGTGCGGTCACTGTTTGATGCCGCCGAAGCAGAGGGCTTTTTCGGCTATGACTGGCCTAATCCCGAATCCGGTGATGTGGAACCAAAAGTGTCTTATTCCGTTCTCATTCCGGAGTGGGACTGGATGATTGGTACCGGGGTTTATGTTACCGATGTCGAGAGAGTGGTGTCTGCCGCTCGCGCCAATATTGAAGAAGAGATGGCGCAGACTCTGAGCTTTATTGTACTGGTCACCGTAATCGTGGTGATTTTTGCCCTGTTAATCGGCATCTTCGTTGGCCGCACCGTCACCAACCCGCTGAACAGGGTCATTGCCCTGATGAAGGACATTGCCGAGGGTGAGGGTGATCTCCGCCACCGCCTGCCAGATGAAGGGAACGACGAACTGGCGGAGCTGGGCCGCCGATTCAATGCCTTTATCGTGAAAATCCAGGACACCATTCGGGAAGTGGGGGCGACGACCGATCAGGTTGCCTCCGCGGCGGAAGAGCTCAGCCGGGTTGCCACGGAAACCCGGGCCTCGGTTCAGGAGCAGGGCTCGGAGACCGACCAGATTGCCTCGGCCATCAACGAAATGGCCGCGACCATTCAGCAGATCTCCGGCAATGCCAACGAAGTGGAAAGTGCCGCTTCCGATGCCGACAAGCTGGCGCGGGATGGTGGCGAGACTATTGCCAATGCGCAGTCTTCCGTGAATCAGTTGTCGGAAGAAATTGATGCCAGCTCTACCCGCATCAGTAACCTGGCCGAAAAAACCGACGAGATTACCCAGGTGCTGGATGTGATCCACGCGGTTACCGACCAGACCAACCTGCTGGCACTCAATGCCGCCATTGAAGCTGCGCGTGCCGGCGAGCATGGCCGTGGTTTCTCGGTAGTTGCCGATGAGGTACGGCAGTTGGCCAAGCGCAGCGCGGAATCCGCAGACCAGATTCGTGGCATGATCGATGGCTTCGTGACCGAGTCCCGCGCCGCCGTTGAGCGGATGGACGCCTCCCGCACCCGTTCCACTGAAACGGTTGAGCGGATCAATCACGCCACGGATGCCTTGCGGACCATCGAGAAATCCGTAGGCCATATCCACGACCAGGTCACCCAGATTGCCACGGCGGCTGAGCAGCAAAGCCAGGTGGCCGAGGAAATCAATCAGAACGTGGTGCGTATTGTGGATGCCGCTCAACGCAGCGATACCGGCGTGACCCAGACCAACGAAGCCAGCCACGAGCTAGCGCGGCTGGGTGAGAGCCTGCGGGATCTGGTGGGGCAGTTCAAAGTATAA
- a CDS encoding hotdog fold thioesterase codes for MAIWTRSIPTLEQMAEGSKNTAVATMGIEFVEIGDDYLIGRIPVDERTVQPFGILHGGSSVVLAETLGSMAANYCLRKENQIAVGLDINANHIRSATKGWVYGTARPVHIGGTTQVWEIRLENEEGKLTCISRLTMAVIDRG; via the coding sequence ATGGCAATCTGGACCCGCAGCATTCCCACCCTTGAGCAAATGGCCGAGGGCAGCAAGAACACGGCTGTCGCAACCATGGGCATTGAATTCGTGGAAATTGGTGACGACTACCTGATTGGCCGTATTCCTGTGGACGAGCGCACGGTGCAGCCATTTGGCATCCTGCATGGCGGGTCATCGGTAGTGCTGGCGGAGACGCTGGGCAGCATGGCTGCCAACTATTGTCTGCGTAAGGAAAACCAGATTGCGGTGGGGCTGGATATCAACGCCAACCATATTCGTTCCGCCACCAAAGGCTGGGTCTACGGTACGGCACGGCCCGTTCACATTGGCGGCACTACGCAGGTCTGGGAAATACGGCTGGAAAACGAGGAAGGTAAGCTGACCTGTATCTCAAGGCTTACCATGGCTGTCATCGACCGGGGCTGA
- a CDS encoding HD-GYP domain-containing protein produces the protein MYTARQDIIETEIPVSQLKIGMHVIRLDRPWEETDFLLQGFILQNEEDVLAVQQHCETVVVEGRVDVAPEKPTSPYTSKPSSSVPKRKVTYINKVDASREMAAARISYTDAKATAKNIMSSLRLGRTLEMNQIHQVVDSCVDSVLRNDNALLLLTKIKNKDEYTAEHCINVSILSAAFAKHLGLLEGEIRTVALCGLLHDVGKMRIDDDILNKPGALTPEEFAVMKNHTTYGRDVLAALPRLAHAAVDVAYSHHERMDGKGYPRGLAGQQIPLFAKIVGLVDTYDAITSSRVYDKGRASMEALQIIHRNRGAQFDAGLAVEFIRMIGVYPPGSIVEMTNEEVGIVVTTHTTSKLKPRVLLVRDALKQPLATFREVDLLKGVPDSAGQPYKIAREVPDESYGIVMKDFIEQGILNRKAPEISAPVDDSHGKP, from the coding sequence ATGTACACGGCCCGTCAGGACATCATAGAGACTGAAATCCCTGTATCCCAGCTGAAGATCGGGATGCATGTCATTCGTCTGGATCGGCCATGGGAAGAAACAGACTTCCTGCTTCAGGGTTTTATCCTCCAGAACGAAGAGGACGTGCTTGCTGTTCAGCAACACTGCGAAACGGTCGTTGTGGAAGGGCGGGTGGATGTTGCACCGGAAAAGCCCACCTCACCTTACACCTCAAAACCGTCATCGTCGGTTCCCAAACGCAAAGTCACCTACATCAACAAGGTCGACGCCAGCCGTGAAATGGCCGCGGCAAGAATAAGCTACACAGACGCCAAGGCCACCGCAAAGAACATCATGTCCAGCCTGCGGCTTGGTCGCACACTTGAGATGAACCAGATTCACCAGGTGGTGGATAGCTGTGTGGACAGTGTGCTGCGAAATGACAACGCCCTGCTGCTGCTTACCAAGATCAAGAACAAGGACGAATACACTGCCGAACACTGCATCAACGTGTCTATCCTTTCAGCGGCATTCGCCAAGCACCTGGGGCTACTGGAAGGAGAGATTCGAACCGTCGCCCTGTGCGGACTGCTTCACGATGTGGGCAAGATGCGAATTGACGACGACATCCTGAACAAACCCGGGGCTCTCACACCCGAAGAGTTCGCCGTTATGAAGAACCACACCACCTACGGGCGAGATGTGTTAGCCGCCCTGCCCCGGCTGGCCCATGCTGCGGTCGACGTGGCCTATTCGCATCATGAACGGATGGATGGCAAGGGCTACCCACGTGGGCTGGCCGGGCAACAGATTCCGTTGTTTGCGAAAATTGTGGGGCTGGTGGATACCTACGATGCCATTACCAGTTCCCGCGTGTACGACAAGGGTCGGGCCTCGATGGAGGCACTGCAGATCATTCATCGGAACAGGGGCGCCCAGTTTGATGCAGGCCTGGCGGTAGAATTCATCCGCATGATCGGCGTTTACCCGCCCGGTTCAATCGTGGAAATGACCAACGAGGAAGTAGGCATTGTGGTCACCACTCACACTACCAGCAAACTCAAACCCCGGGTTCTGCTGGTGCGTGACGCGCTCAAGCAGCCACTGGCCACCTTCCGCGAAGTGGACCTTCTGAAAGGCGTTCCCGACAGTGCCGGGCAACCCTACAAGATTGCCCGGGAAGTGCCGGACGAAAGCTACGGCATTGTGATGAAGGATTTTATTGAACAGGGCATTCTCAACCGCAAGGCTCCCGAAATCTCAGCCCCGGTCGATGACAGCCATGGTAAGCCTTGA
- a CDS encoding outer membrane beta-barrel protein — protein MLKASRVLSCVFVAGVFSGVSGNAAAEYVYAGFSLGQAEVKDFCEGLGSGCDDTATTGRLYGGGFLDEQLAFEGGYRYIDDVSASASIPGMSASIDASYHMFDGSLLVFTPRFGMFQLFAKAGVQFWQQDVSASLTGFGSASDSERGISFRTGVGLKADITKSLGLRLEWDYLRNIGDNIGDVENFESDIHVFSAGPEYRF, from the coding sequence ATGTTGAAGGCAAGCAGGGTTTTGTCGTGCGTGTTTGTTGCTGGCGTGTTTTCAGGTGTTTCCGGCAATGCAGCCGCCGAGTATGTCTATGCAGGTTTCTCTTTGGGCCAGGCAGAAGTGAAAGATTTTTGCGAAGGCCTCGGGTCTGGTTGTGATGATACAGCGACAACGGGCCGCCTGTACGGGGGCGGTTTCCTGGACGAGCAGTTGGCGTTCGAAGGTGGCTACCGCTACATCGATGATGTGTCTGCCAGCGCCTCCATTCCGGGCATGAGCGCCTCGATCGATGCCAGCTACCACATGTTCGATGGTTCGTTGCTGGTTTTCACTCCCAGATTCGGAATGTTCCAGCTGTTTGCCAAGGCGGGTGTGCAGTTCTGGCAACAGGATGTGAGCGCGTCTCTCACGGGTTTTGGCAGCGCCAGTGACTCGGAGCGTGGTATTTCATTCCGCACCGGGGTGGGCCTCAAGGCAGACATCACCAAGTCTCTGGGTTTGCGTCTGGAATGGGATTATCTCCGGAACATTGGCGATAACATAGGGGATGTCGAGAACTTCGAATCCGACATTCATGTGTTCTCGGCTGGCCCTGAGTACCGGTTCTAG
- the potA gene encoding spermidine/putrescine ABC transporter ATP-binding protein PotA, whose translation MKEALLSLKNVSKAFDGKTVLNSLDLDILDGEFITLLGPSGCGKTTLLRLMAGFEQPDTGSVILSGHDITHAAPEHRPLNTVFQNYALFPHMPVYDNVAYGLKMEKRPKDEIRQRVDDVLAMVQLQDFAHRKPHQLSGGQQQRVAIARAVVKRPQLLLLDEPLSALDYKLRRTMQVELKRLQRELGITFVFVTHDQEEALSMSDRVVVLKDGEIQQLGTPREIYERPANLFTARFVGETNLFPGYLASVAEDAITVDILGLRRTLQKPPFDVRNGEQVNVLLRPEDIRVLAPEDDHGLAGKIVERNYKGSTLDSVIHLEDGTEVLASEFFDEDDPTFDYKLGEPVRVSWVDGWEWLLPVELVNEEAEGLATDA comes from the coding sequence ATGAAGGAAGCGCTCCTCTCGCTGAAGAACGTCTCCAAGGCGTTCGACGGCAAAACCGTGCTGAACTCGCTGGATCTGGACATTCTGGACGGCGAGTTCATCACGTTGCTGGGACCATCCGGCTGCGGTAAAACCACACTTCTGCGGCTGATGGCCGGCTTCGAGCAGCCGGATACCGGATCGGTGATCCTGTCAGGCCACGATATAACCCATGCTGCCCCAGAGCATCGCCCCCTCAATACCGTATTCCAGAATTACGCGCTGTTTCCCCACATGCCAGTGTACGACAACGTCGCCTACGGCCTGAAAATGGAGAAGCGGCCAAAGGATGAAATCCGTCAGCGCGTGGACGACGTGCTGGCGATGGTGCAGTTGCAGGACTTCGCCCACCGCAAGCCACACCAGTTATCCGGCGGCCAGCAGCAACGGGTGGCTATTGCCCGCGCCGTGGTCAAGCGGCCGCAACTGTTGTTGCTGGACGAACCGCTGTCTGCCCTGGACTACAAGCTGCGCCGTACCATGCAGGTGGAACTGAAGCGCCTGCAGCGGGAATTGGGGATCACCTTCGTGTTCGTCACCCATGACCAGGAAGAAGCCCTGTCGATGTCAGACCGGGTGGTGGTACTGAAAGACGGAGAGATTCAGCAACTGGGCACACCCCGGGAAATCTACGAGCGGCCCGCCAACCTCTTCACAGCGCGGTTCGTGGGCGAAACCAACCTGTTTCCCGGTTATCTTGCGTCTGTGGCTGAGGATGCCATTACGGTCGACATCCTGGGCCTGCGCCGTACCCTGCAGAAACCGCCTTTCGATGTCCGTAATGGTGAGCAGGTCAATGTGCTGCTGCGCCCCGAAGATATTCGCGTGCTTGCTCCCGAGGATGATCACGGTCTGGCCGGAAAGATCGTGGAGCGCAACTACAAGGGCAGCACGCTGGACTCGGTGATTCACCTGGAAGATGGCACTGAGGTGCTGGCCAGCGAATTCTTTGATGAGGACGACCCCACCTTCGATTATAAACTGGGTGAGCCGGT
- a CDS encoding YchJ family metal-binding protein, producing the protein MVAQGTQERCPCGSGESYSACCQGYHQGKPAPTPEALMRSRYSAFVLKLADYLQSTWHTSTRPQNLGLEQTPRWASLKMLSSDESGNDGTVHFRAIYRTDNGWGYLEEKSDFLREGGRWYYVSGDTSEGALKPGRNEPCPCGSGRKYKTCCF; encoded by the coding sequence ATGGTTGCACAAGGTACCCAGGAGCGTTGTCCCTGTGGCAGTGGTGAATCGTACAGTGCCTGCTGTCAGGGTTACCATCAGGGCAAACCGGCACCAACGCCGGAAGCACTTATGCGGTCCCGCTACAGTGCCTTTGTACTGAAGCTGGCCGATTACCTGCAATCCACATGGCATACCAGCACCCGCCCACAAAACCTGGGGCTGGAGCAAACGCCCCGGTGGGCCTCATTGAAGATGCTGTCGTCAGATGAATCGGGTAACGATGGCACCGTGCATTTTCGTGCCATCTATCGTACTGACAACGGCTGGGGATACCTGGAAGAGAAATCCGACTTCCTCCGGGAGGGTGGCCGCTGGTATTACGTCAGCGGTGACACCAGCGAAGGCGCGCTCAAGCCTGGCAGGAATGAGCCCTGCCCCTGTGGTAGCGGCAGAAAATACAAAACCTGCTGCTTCTGA